ACCTACCACAAAGTAGGTCGCAAAATGTCCTGCCATTATTGTGGACGGGTCGAGGCAACACCGAGCCGATGTCCAAAGTGCCATAGCGATGATCTGATATTCCTGGGCGCCGGTACGCAAAAAGTCGAAGAGAGTATCCCCAGACTGCTCGACAGTGCGAAAGTAGTACGACTGGACAGCGACACCGCTTCGGGGCGCAAGCGCGCTTATCAAATACTGTCCGACTTTGCTGCAAAAAAAAGCAGTTTACTACTGGGTACGCAGATGGTGACCAAGGGTCTGGATTTCCCCGGCGTAACACTGGTCGGTGTGTTATCAGCCGATCTCAGTCTGGACTTGCCGGATTTTCGCGCCTCGGAAAAAACATTCGCCCGCTTGCTCCAGGTATCGGGACGAGCCGGCCGAGCCGATCAACCCGGTGAAGTGCTCATCCAGACATTCTACCCGGACAGCGATCTGATCGACGATGCTGCCCGGCAGGATTACGAGTCGTTTTTTCACCGTGAGATCGAAAAGCGTCGTGAGCTTGACTTTCCGCCGTTCTCTCGGCTGGTGAACTTCACACTGTCGGGCAAAGATGAAAGTAAACTGCAAAAAGCGGCCCTTGAGTTTCGTGATCGTTTGCTGAAACAGATCAAGATCGCCGGTCTGAAACGACTGACCCCTCTTGGTCCGGCGCCTTGTCCGATGTATCGTTTGCGGGGGAACTTTCGCAGGCATCTCTTTGTCAAGACGCATCAGATGGTGAAGCTTGTAAAGATGCTGCGTGAATGGGACTTGACCGAGCCGCGTTTTAAGCTGCCGACGAGTATTAGACTAACAGTCGATGTTGATGCTGATGATATGATGTAGGCGGCAAGCCACTTTTTCGTGCTTCGCTCGTCTCCGGGTGGCCGTCTCAAACTTTGTCTGGGACGGAGACAACAAGAACCACCCCCAAACCGGGTTTGAGGGTGCCACCCGCAATTCACCCACGCGATCTGAAGATCACGCGGGCACAAAGGTCTCTTTTCAGCCGGCATGTGATGGGGATAAAAAAACCCGCCGAGAAAGGCAGACCCTCCTAGACGAACCAAAGGTTCCCTGCCCTCCCCGACGGAGGCTCACACGAACGAACACGTGGTGAACCTTCAACCCTCGACCCATCAATAAAGCAACCAGTGTGCCGGTCTGCGGTGACTGCACGGCTCAAACCCGCAACTCATTGGATGCTAGTACTATCGAATCAGTTGCGCGATTCGGTTGCCGGATGCTTTGATGTGTCATTCGCACGGTTGTACGAGATGTAGAGCAGAGTGTACGAATAATCGACGGGAACTTTAGTTGTTGCAGTGTGCTGTTGGGCGACCCCGCCCGACAGTTGTCGTGTGCTGTTGGGCGACCCCGCCCGACAGTTGTCGGGCGATCCACGGCGGGTTCACGCCGCGGCGCGCAGGCGAAGGCGGCCCGCCCTAATTCCTGGTGCAGCATATCCACCAAAAAAACGGTCGCCGGGGATACCCGACGACCGTTATAGTCGATACGATGACAGGTGAGCTATTTGCCCTTGTCGTCTTTGGGAGCATCCTTGGCATCGGCAGTTTCACCTTCGGCCGGTGAATCTTCGGCGCCTTCTTCGGCTCCTTCTTCAAGACCTTCTTCAGCCTCAGCCGGTTCGTCGACTTTCACCACGGTCGGGGCGGCGATGACTACGATTGTGCGTTGTTCCGGCGACAGAATCTGCACTTTGTCCAGGTCGACATCACGGACGTGGATGGAATCCCCGATACCGAGATCTTCTACATCCACGACCAGCTTATCCGGAATGTCCGACGGAAGGCAGGAGATATCCAAATCACGCATGGTGATCTGCATGATACCGCCGTCGGTCTTGACACCGCGCGGCGAACCTTCGAACTGGATGGGGATGGAAATGTTCAGCGGCTTGGTCATACTGATGGCATGAAAGTCCATGTGGAGGATTCTGCTGGTAATCGGATCGCGCTGTATTTCGCGCAGGACGACTTTGTTGGTTTTGCCGTCGACATCCAGATTTATGATGGAACTCAAGCTGCCGGTTGCTTTCATTGTGGCTCGGAAGGAGCGTTCTTCGACGGCGACGGGGATCGGCTCTACCTCCGGTCCGTAGACTACGGCAGGGATGTTGCCGGCCATCCGCGACTGTCGGGCCGGGCCTTTGCCCAGCGACTCACGCCTGGAGGCGCTGATTGAAATTTCTTTCATGGCTGCGAATCGACCTTTGCGATAAATGGTTTCATATTCTACTGGGCTGTCGGTGTCTCTCGGAACAGCGAGGAAACCGACTCTTCATCAAAGATGCGACTGATGGCCTTGGCGATCAACTCGGCACATCCGAGAACCTCGAAATTGCCCGGTAGTGATCGGTGGCTCTGATCAATCGAATCTGTTATTATCATCTGCTTTATCGGCGATTCACCGATTAGCTCTATGGCTTTTCCCGAAAGTACTCCGTGCGTGGCCGCTGCGAAGATATCCAGAGCACCGCGCTCTTTCAGAAAGTGTGCGGCGGAGCAAAGCGATCCACCGGTGTCTACCATGTCGTCACGAATCAGGACGTTCATCCCATCGACGTCTCCGATCAGGTTCATCACCTCGACCTCATTGGCTTTGGGGCGCCGTTTGTCGACGATAGCCAAATCGGCGTGCAGGGCGGAGGCTGTAGCGCGGGCCAGTTTGATAGAACCCACGTCCGGAGAAACCACGACCAGGTTCTCAAGATTCATCGCTCGCAGATAGCCGTTGAAGATCACCGACGAGTAGAGATGGTCGTGCGGTAGATCAAAAAACCCCTGAATCTGACTGGCGTGAAGGTCCATCGTAATCACTCTGTCGGCCCCGACCGAAGTCAGCAGGTTAGCCACCAGTTTGGCCGTAATCGATACTCGTGGTTGATCCTTGCGATCGGCCCGGGCATAGCCATAGTATGGAATTACGGCTGTGATACGCATGGCCGAAGCCCGCCTTGACGCTTCAATAAGCATCAGCAGTTCCATCAGGTTTTCAGCCGGAGCATTGGTCGACTGAATTATGAAGAGGTCAGCGCCTCTGATGTTCTCATTGATCTGAACGAAAACCTCACCGTCGGAGAAACTGGTCACCTGGCAGTCAGTAAGCTGCTGACCCAGATGGGCGGCGATTCTTCCGGCCACTGGTCGGTTGGA
Above is a window of Candidatus Zixiibacteriota bacterium DNA encoding:
- a CDS encoding ribose-phosphate pyrophosphokinase; amino-acid sequence: MIIREELKIVTGRSNRPVAGRIAAHLGQQLTDCQVTSFSDGEVFVQINENIRGADLFIIQSTNAPAENLMELLMLIEASRRASAMRITAVIPYYGYARADRKDQPRVSITAKLVANLLTSVGADRVITMDLHASQIQGFFDLPHDHLYSSVIFNGYLRAMNLENLVVVSPDVGSIKLARATASALHADLAIVDKRRPKANEVEVMNLIGDVDGMNVLIRDDMVDTGGSLCSAAHFLKERGALDIFAAATHGVLSGKAIELIGESPIKQMIITDSIDQSHRSLPGNFEVLGCAELIAKAISRIFDEESVSSLFRETPTAQ
- a CDS encoding 50S ribosomal protein L25; translated protein: MKEISISASRRESLGKGPARQSRMAGNIPAVVYGPEVEPIPVAVEERSFRATMKATGSLSSIINLDVDGKTNKVVLREIQRDPITSRILHMDFHAISMTKPLNISIPIQFEGSPRGVKTDGGIMQITMRDLDISCLPSDIPDKLVVDVEDLGIGDSIHVRDVDLDKVQILSPEQRTIVVIAAPTVVKVDEPAEAEEGLEEGAEEGAEDSPAEGETADAKDAPKDDKGK